The following is a genomic window from Drosophila busckii strain San Diego stock center, stock number 13000-0081.31 chromosome 2L, ASM1175060v1, whole genome shotgun sequence.
TCAGGCGGCGCAGCGGATCATTGAGCAGTCCAGCATGCGCATGTTTGGCAGTCAGTTCTCCACCTACCTGGACGACACGGACTTTTGGCCCTCACTCAAACGCTTGTTCAACAATCGCCTGCTAATGTTCAATATACTGAGCGTCATGTTCCTCATGAGCGGCGTGCTCAACTATGCGGTGCAGGAGGAGAGCTATCTGCAGAGTCGCTTCTTTCTGCCCTTCAGCGAGCAGGATGGCTTGACTCAGGAGTGGCGCGCTGCCTTTGTCTCCTACTTTCTGCGCCCGCCTGTCATGGCTGTGGGCATGCTCATTGCCGGCCTGGTCATATCCAAGGCGCAGCTTTCAGCACGCACCATAACCAGCATCAACATTGGCTTGGGTCTGCATCTGGTGGGGATCTTCGTCACCTACATCTTTCTCAACTGCGATGTGGGCGCCATAGCTGGCATTGCGGGCGGCAAGCTAACGCAACCTTATTGCGCCAGTCAATGCTTGTGCACGCCCACCGCCTTCCTGCCTGTGTGCCCAGAGAACAGCAGCATTACCTACTTCTCGCCCTGCTACGCTGGCTGCACGCAAAAGTCATCGATTAACAGCTTCGAGATCTACGaaggctgcagctgcatgggTAACCAGAGCATTGATCACTCGGGCGGCGTGCGTGCCACAGCTGGCGCCTGCAGCGCTGGCAGATGCGAGAAGACCATTCTTATCTTTCAGGTACTCAGCGTATCGGCGGCTTTTATATTGGGCGTCAGCTTGATTGGCAAAACGCTGATCACTATACGCGCTGTGTTGCCGCAGGACAAGACATTGGCGCTGGCCTTTGAGCTTATGATTGTCTACTTGTTTGCCTATGTGCCTGCTCATCTAAGCTACGATTTGGTGACACGTAAGTTACATCTGGCACTCAtctaagttatttaatttattcagcTTTTATTTAGGCACCACTTGTGTTTACTGGGCGCCCAACTATGAGCGTTGCTTGCTGCGCGAGACACCCAAACATGGCAACATTTTGAACATTCTGACAGCCAGTCTTATTCTGGCTGGCGTGCTCTTCGATGTGCTGGTCTACATATTCGCCAAGGGACTGAACCTCTACAATTGCAAGGTCACCGACAACAACTACACACCTTCATTGTATGCGCCTGTGCCACATGAGGATGTCAACGCGATGGCAGCACGTGGTGGCAGTCCCACCACTATAACCACTGCCACTTCCAGCTCGCCCATGCAACGACGTGATAATCGGGAGCCAGAGCAGGAACAGCAACATCCACCAGTTGAAGCACGCAATGCTGCTATGGTATTCCGCCATCCCAGCTCGCTGACTGACTCCTCTGGCACTCAAAGCATTGTCGAGCCCAATGGCAGTGGCGTCACTTATGCTCAGGTTGTCTTTCCGCCCGACAAGCGCAAGCCGGATGATGGCAGCACGAGTCCCAAGCGGCTTGCAGTGCCTGCTAATGTGCCGCTGCATCATCTATCCGAAACGGATGTGCGTGCTCAGCTGAACACGCTAAAGTCCTTTAATGCCCCAGCTAAGACAGAGCAACAGCCACCAACTGAGGCGGATTATGCTCAAGTGATTGCCAAGCAGCCCTTGCCCGCTGAGCCGCAGCATCTGGAGAGGCCTCAAAGCCCTGAAACTGATTTCTAAGCTATTTCTGGCTTGCTTTTTGTATTCTTAGCCTCATATAATTCATAATACTATTTGTTTAAGTTCATTATCCATGTTCAAAGTACAACGgcgaaaattgtattttaataataacatttatgtatatgcatgtaatGTTTTAAGTTGTAAGGCTAAGCTGCTATATTGTACGATTATTAATAAAACGAattgacaataaaaaaattttaatatacaaagcgagtttgttttttttgttgggtgCAATGTTTTTGTACAGGGCGTGGTTGCTGTCTCCATTAtcttaaaagtatgctacgcTTTATGCTTTGCAAGACAATTgtaaaaagtgttgcataccaCCAAGGGCTGCCAAGCACTGGCGATCCTCTTGAGAAAAGTGGCCATATCTCGGCAGGATCAGCTCGCATTTCCAAAAGGTTTGGTTTCCGGCACAGGACGAGAccctgcaaattttttcaagaaatttttttgtgcaattttgtttatcctggtatgcagttcgatagattcgATGCCCTGGAGCTCGAAACCGCGTGTCCTTTTTAAATCGCAAGGAGATcgaaggagcaggagctaaaaAACAATGATATTTGCCCCTTGaatgtaagcaaaaaaagacttaagcaacgaacttgcaaAACACATGTTTAATTAAGAAAAAGACTtggaattgtttttatttatattgtattgtttcctttatttataatagatggttgttttttttttttttgcatgtgttttaattagttttttgttgttgttttgttgtcttacaaactaattaataaattaataattaggcTTAGAAAAAAAGAGTCTTAACTGGTACAAATCAATCATGGgtagcaattaataaaacatgACAAAAAATGTACTTaaagaaaaaggaaaaacaaaaaaatactagatgaaaaatataaacaattacattCATTTCACATTTGGATGGCGTATGCTATGCGTTGACCAAATAACCATTGCAACCTCCTAAAGCAAagtcagttttgtttttttgatgAGGGGAGTATTCTATTCAGCTAAAAATGATCATGGTGAATCACTTATAGTTGGATCTTAGGCAAATGGAACTATTAAAGAGCTCCTCAGC
Proteins encoded in this region:
- the LOC108608051 gene encoding solute carrier organic anion transporter family member 1A1, with the translated sequence MAQTTRDSDLSQIAVNANNIPDDSVDCGIKGLGWCRGATCQKFARLRTFIVVLVAAGLLQGACELYFRVSAKQVAFQYGYNPLLVDWLLVSSGLFQAVFALAFAYWADIYHPIKWLVGTFMLQSAACLIAVIPAIMNFADGAKAKDALLDANLCATSLAQFQKLTLTEAQSSTLTLAMLFVLQLALGMGMLAYYTLGLSYIDDNSLSQDSPAVIGVILAARAMGQQVGAFLVLGVGLTNVGWWLGWVVLAPLIFVVAVLLGLFPKRLPKTVIHQAAQRIIEQSSMRMFGSQFSTYLDDTDFWPSLKRLFNNRLLMFNILSVMFLMSGVLNYAVQEESYLQSRFFLPFSEQDGLTQEWRAAFVSYFLRPPVMAVGMLIAGLVISKAQLSARTITSINIGLGLHLVGIFVTYIFLNCDVGAIAGIAGGKLTQPYCASQCLCTPTAFLPVCPENSSITYFSPCYAGCTQKSSINSFEIYEGCSCMGNQSIDHSGGVRATAGACSAGRCEKTILIFQVLSVSAAFILGVSLIGKTLITIRAVLPQDKTLALAFELMIVYLFAYVPAHLSYDLVTRTTCVYWAPNYERCLLRETPKHGNILNILTASLILAGVLFDVLVYIFAKGLNLYNCKVTDNNYTPSLYAPVPHEDVNAMAARGGSPTTITTATSSSPMQRRDNREPEQEQQHPPVEARNAAMVFRHPSSLTDSSGTQSIVEPNGSGVTYAQVVFPPDKRKPDDGSTSPKRLAVPANVPLHHLSETDVRAQLNTLKSFNAPAKTEQQPPTEADYAQVIAKQPLPAEPQHLERPQSPETDF